In Aliiglaciecola sp. LCG003, a genomic segment contains:
- the gltX gene encoding glutamate--tRNA ligase, producing MSITTRFAPSPTGYLHVGGARTALYSWLYAKSKGGKFILRIEDTDIERSTQAAINAILEGMQWLGLHHDDGPYYQTKRFDRYKELIQQLLKEGKAYKCFMSSAELDGIREKQMANGEKPRYPGTWRERTDHPENQPFAIRFKNPLNGTVVVNDHIRGKIEISNTELDDLVIQRSDGTPTYNFCVVVDDWDMGITHVVRGEDHINNTPRQINILQALGAPIPEYAHVSMILGDDGKKLSKRHGAVSVMQYRDDGYLPQALLNYLVRLGWSHGDQEIFSVDEMIELFDLDAIGQSASAFNTDKLIWLNQHYIKTMPAQEVAEHAKWHFDQQAIDLSAGPALEDVIAIQADRVKTLKEMAEISRYFYEEYQEFDANAAKKHLRPVAKDALLLVKDKLQAIQQWGPETIQQAINDTATELDVGMGKVGMPLRVAATGSGNSPSLDVTLNLLKPEQVAQRIDKALIYIANRENS from the coding sequence ATGTCTATTACTACTCGATTTGCACCAAGCCCAACCGGATACTTGCATGTTGGCGGCGCAAGAACTGCCCTTTATTCATGGCTGTATGCAAAAAGTAAAGGAGGCAAGTTTATCTTGCGGATCGAGGACACCGACATTGAACGCTCTACGCAAGCGGCGATAAATGCCATATTAGAAGGTATGCAGTGGTTAGGCCTGCATCACGATGACGGTCCTTATTATCAGACTAAGCGTTTTGACCGTTACAAAGAACTCATCCAACAATTACTAAAAGAAGGTAAAGCATACAAATGCTTTATGTCTTCTGCAGAATTAGACGGTATTCGTGAAAAACAAATGGCAAATGGCGAAAAACCGCGTTATCCAGGCACTTGGCGTGAACGCACCGATCATCCTGAAAATCAGCCATTTGCTATTCGTTTTAAAAATCCATTGAACGGGACAGTAGTCGTTAATGATCACATTCGCGGCAAAATTGAGATCAGTAATACTGAGCTCGACGATTTAGTTATTCAGCGCAGCGATGGCACACCCACTTATAACTTCTGTGTTGTTGTGGATGATTGGGATATGGGTATTACCCATGTTGTGCGCGGCGAAGATCACATAAACAACACTCCACGACAGATTAATATATTGCAAGCGCTGGGAGCTCCAATCCCAGAGTACGCTCATGTTTCTATGATATTGGGTGATGACGGTAAAAAGTTGTCTAAACGCCATGGAGCTGTTAGCGTCATGCAGTATCGAGATGACGGTTACCTACCACAAGCATTATTAAATTATTTGGTTAGGCTAGGGTGGTCCCACGGTGATCAGGAAATCTTCTCTGTGGATGAAATGATTGAACTGTTTGACCTCGATGCTATTGGCCAATCCGCATCCGCATTTAATACTGACAAACTCATTTGGTTGAACCAGCACTATATTAAAACAATGCCAGCACAGGAAGTCGCTGAGCATGCTAAATGGCACTTCGACCAGCAGGCAATAGACTTAAGTGCTGGCCCTGCGCTAGAAGATGTTATTGCTATTCAGGCTGATAGAGTGAAAACACTTAAAGAGATGGCGGAAATTAGCCGTTACTTTTACGAAGAGTATCAAGAGTTTGATGCTAACGCGGCTAAAAAACACTTACGCCCAGTGGCTAAAGATGCCCTATTGTTGGTTAAAGACAAGTTACAAGCTATTCAACAGTGGGGGCCTGAGACAATTCAGCAAGCCATCAATGATACGGCAACTGAATTAGACGTAGGCATGGGTAAAGTCGGAATGCCTTTACGAGTGGCTGCGACAGGTTCTGGAAATTCACCATCGTTAGATGTGACTTTGAATCTGTTAAAACCAGAGCAAGTTGCGCAACGAATAGACAAGGCGCTTATTTATATAGCAAACAGAGAAAATTCCTAA
- a CDS encoding ATP-binding protein — MSLKWKFMIAPLIALLTIAILIGIFYRINDKQNEILEFLQIEQKQTSYKYTSIANQLAINHTQIFSLLRDAPTINDEGIFYDLGRGYLLKIHAIESQFADPKLTTLIPPGIKEKLVGYRVTTTNVILTASVDLELAFGIMNDSTFLFNELNNQLLSLNETTQKSIQSTIIQKRKELKKAANISILIALILIVVSTSITILFSSRLSKKLRYLIGYLREIVIKGKPNDDKLSIEADEIKTLNLVAVQVTEAIKQLESEVSSRIKAEETARNLNRELEDRVAIRTQDLQKSNDELISTLEKLQQTQKKLIENDKMAALGGLVAGIAHELNTPIGTALTGITLIQDKIRDIIDHFDQNVLTKRELKEGLNTIDKRFGISLISVQRAAQQIKSFKLVAVDTTADEIRNINLKSYLEDILMSLKPRIKKGHRIKVACPEKTTINSYPGALVQIFTNLIMNSLIHGFNHDRDGTISIAVTELADQVKLLYCDNGKGISSEVEKVFFNPFFTTNRGAGGTGLGTHIIYNLVTQQLKGDITIVQNHGPGLCFCITIPKLNQQMTI, encoded by the coding sequence ATGTCTCTTAAGTGGAAGTTTATGATCGCGCCGCTCATAGCGCTACTTACCATCGCAATTCTCATTGGAATTTTTTATCGTATCAATGATAAACAAAACGAAATTCTTGAATTCTTACAAATAGAACAAAAACAAACTTCCTATAAATACACGTCTATTGCGAATCAGTTGGCCATTAACCATACGCAAATATTTTCACTCCTGCGGGACGCTCCCACTATTAATGACGAAGGCATATTCTATGATTTGGGAAGAGGCTATTTACTTAAAATTCATGCTATTGAATCGCAATTTGCTGATCCTAAGTTAACAACTCTTATTCCTCCGGGGATTAAAGAAAAACTAGTCGGGTACCGAGTAACAACAACCAATGTGATCCTGACCGCTTCGGTCGATTTAGAACTGGCGTTTGGTATCATGAACGATTCGACTTTCCTATTTAACGAGCTGAATAATCAACTACTCAGTTTAAACGAAACCACTCAAAAATCGATTCAATCCACTATTATACAAAAACGGAAAGAACTAAAAAAAGCAGCGAATATCTCCATTTTAATAGCCCTAATACTCATTGTTGTCTCAACCAGTATAACTATTTTATTTTCTTCGCGACTGTCGAAGAAGCTGCGATATCTTATCGGTTATCTGCGCGAGATAGTAATCAAAGGTAAGCCAAACGACGATAAACTTAGCATTGAAGCTGATGAAATAAAAACCTTAAATTTAGTCGCCGTACAAGTCACAGAAGCCATTAAACAGCTAGAGTCAGAAGTCAGCAGCCGTATAAAAGCTGAAGAAACGGCACGAAATCTAAATCGCGAATTAGAGGACCGAGTAGCAATTAGAACCCAAGACTTACAAAAGAGTAACGATGAACTTATTAGCACCTTGGAAAAGTTGCAGCAAACTCAGAAAAAACTCATTGAGAACGACAAAATGGCCGCGTTAGGTGGCTTGGTTGCCGGTATTGCACATGAACTCAATACCCCCATAGGCACGGCATTAACTGGCATCACTCTGATTCAAGACAAAATTAGGGATATAATTGACCATTTTGATCAGAACGTCTTGACCAAACGTGAGCTTAAAGAGGGTTTGAACACTATCGATAAAAGGTTTGGGATTTCACTCATTAGTGTTCAACGAGCTGCCCAACAGATCAAAAGTTTTAAATTGGTTGCGGTTGATACCACGGCTGATGAAATCAGAAATATTAATCTAAAATCCTATTTAGAAGACATTCTCATGTCTCTCAAGCCACGGATAAAAAAAGGTCACAGAATCAAGGTAGCTTGTCCAGAGAAAACCACTATCAACAGCTATCCCGGCGCGCTTGTTCAAATTTTCACTAATTTAATAATGAATAGTTTGATCCACGGCTTTAATCATGACCGCGACGGAACTATAAGTATTGCAGTAACGGAGTTAGCCGATCAGGTCAAGCTTCTATACTGTGACAACGGCAAAGGTATATCCAGTGAGGTTGAAAAAGTATTCTTCAATCCATTCTTCACTACCAATCGAGGGGCTGGAGGCACTGGCCTTGGAACTCATATCATCTATAATTTGGTGACCCAACAATTGAAAGGCGATATCACTATAGTCCAAAACCATGGGCCCGGTCTGTGCTTTTGCATTACCATTCCAAAACTAAATCAGCAAATGACTATCTAA
- a CDS encoding histidine phosphatase family protein — translation MGRLFHETNDIYSNCIFFSSALKAQEITTDSMIKMLQQGGYILYVRHGATDHSQADSDLSDLRDCSKQRNLSAQGIVESRKLGEAIRKYNIKVAKVLSSPYCRCVDTATYAFEKVEIDSQLRATFNENAKQTSQLVEYLSAKLKERPPTGSNIVLVAHTANLREVTKVWPKPEGVVHIFKPTGDAYRHIGRITPNQWQQYLEQDKK, via the coding sequence TTGGGCAGGTTATTTCATGAGACTAATGACATCTATTCTAATTGTATTTTTTTTAGTTCTGCACTTAAAGCGCAAGAAATCACTACCGATAGCATGATAAAAATGCTGCAACAGGGCGGTTATATCCTATATGTTCGTCACGGTGCGACAGACCATAGCCAAGCCGATAGTGACTTATCTGATTTAAGAGATTGTAGCAAACAACGTAACTTATCAGCCCAAGGGATAGTGGAGTCGCGAAAACTAGGTGAAGCTATTAGGAAATATAATATTAAGGTTGCCAAGGTATTATCAAGCCCATATTGCAGATGTGTTGATACGGCAACGTATGCATTCGAAAAGGTGGAGATTGATAGTCAACTCAGAGCAACATTTAATGAAAATGCAAAACAAACAAGTCAATTAGTCGAGTACTTGTCGGCAAAATTAAAGGAACGTCCACCCACAGGCTCAAATATTGTATTAGTCGCACACACAGCGAATCTTCGTGAGGTAACTAAAGTATGGCCAAAACCTGAAGGAGTTGTTCACATTTTTAAGCCAACCGGCGACGCTTACCGACATATTGGTAGAATAACACCCAACCAATGGCAGCAATATTTAGAGCAAGATAAAAAATAA
- a CDS encoding IS4 family transposase produces the protein MNEVVILKKFLRAVTPKMHKVRRASLTSCVSSLLNGAKASVTSMGRGISSSAYEKHRIKQADRLLSNKHIINEQLPIYQAIYTQYTNASSRPIILIDWSDLDTHKGCFLLRASVAFNGRGVAIYQEVHDMSTKEKRCTHKAFLAKLKTIIDDDAKPIIVTDAGYKTPWFKEVIALGWDFAGRVRKPMMYVNQKEDWEHTSELYKRATSQPIGFTSHICRSQPLACTLVLFKGKSKGRHSLTQHNIARQSKCSKVHARGATDPWLIATSLPRTKSLGKKIVAIYRLRMQIEEEFRDIKSSLFGLGFEHHKSRCIHRIAVLILIATLASILANIIGLAMFTAGLHRRYQANTVKVRRVLSFHYLGLRGFVDKHFKLLSEQFETAVLNIRTMIADNFND, from the coding sequence ATGAATGAAGTTGTTATTTTGAAGAAGTTCCTTAGAGCTGTCACGCCCAAAATGCATAAAGTTAGACGAGCGTCATTAACGAGTTGTGTGAGCAGTTTGCTAAATGGAGCTAAAGCCAGTGTTACCAGCATGGGACGCGGTATTTCATCTTCAGCATATGAAAAACATCGCATTAAACAAGCGGACCGCTTGTTGTCTAATAAACACATTATTAATGAACAATTACCTATCTATCAAGCCATCTATACGCAATATACGAATGCTTCATCACGCCCTATTATTCTGATTGACTGGTCTGACTTAGATACGCATAAAGGCTGTTTTTTGCTAAGGGCTTCGGTAGCTTTTAATGGCCGAGGAGTGGCTATTTATCAAGAAGTTCATGATATGAGCACGAAAGAAAAACGGTGCACGCACAAGGCGTTTTTAGCAAAATTAAAGACGATTATCGATGACGATGCTAAACCGATAATTGTGACAGATGCTGGCTATAAAACCCCTTGGTTTAAAGAGGTCATTGCTCTGGGGTGGGACTTTGCAGGAAGAGTCCGCAAGCCTATGATGTATGTTAATCAAAAAGAAGACTGGGAGCATACCTCTGAGTTATATAAGCGAGCTACCAGTCAACCTATAGGGTTTACTAGCCATATTTGCCGCAGCCAACCTTTAGCATGTACCTTGGTGTTATTTAAAGGAAAAAGCAAAGGCCGACATAGCTTAACGCAACATAACATTGCCCGCCAATCTAAGTGTTCCAAGGTCCATGCAAGAGGTGCTACAGACCCTTGGTTAATTGCCACATCACTTCCTCGCACCAAAAGTTTAGGTAAAAAAATAGTCGCTATTTATCGACTGCGTATGCAAATTGAAGAAGAGTTTAGAGATATCAAAAGCAGTTTATTTGGATTGGGTTTTGAACACCATAAAAGCCGATGTATACACCGCATTGCAGTACTCATCCTTATCGCTACACTTGCCAGTATTCTGGCCAACATTATAGGTCTAGCAATGTTCACGGCTGGTTTACACCGTCGCTATCAAGCGAACACAGTTAAGGTTAGACGAGTATTATCGTTTCACTATTTAGGATTGAGAGGCTTCGTAGATAAGCATTTCAAATTGCTCAGCGAGCAATTTGAAACTGCGGTATTAAATATCAGAACTATGATAGCAGACAATTTTAATGATTGA
- a CDS encoding YiiX/YebB-like N1pC/P60 family cysteine hydrolase, with the protein MNPLSWLGERIALYLQKPSGGYRSRSTCSPDALLHTIKKGDVLLVDGVSRVSQAIKYLTQSTWSHAALCIADQYGCETPDMAKVLLLEADVVEGVRIIPLSEYANQDTRICRPVGLQSDDIDVVVEHAKSQLGHQYDTKNVFDLARYLIQTPPVPVRWRRNMLSLGSGDPTRAICSSLVAQAFHRIKYPILPEAMCADLEAPGKIEVFFQVRHHTLFVPRDFDISPYFQIIKPSLEREFNPFKFAWHDEESDV; encoded by the coding sequence ATGAATCCCCTTAGTTGGCTGGGAGAGCGAATAGCGCTGTATCTACAAAAACCAAGCGGTGGATATCGCAGTCGTTCAACTTGTAGTCCTGATGCGTTGCTGCATACCATTAAAAAAGGTGATGTACTGCTAGTCGATGGAGTGAGTCGGGTAAGTCAAGCTATCAAATACCTGACCCAATCTACATGGTCACATGCGGCGTTATGTATAGCAGATCAATATGGTTGCGAAACCCCTGATATGGCTAAAGTCTTGTTATTGGAAGCTGATGTGGTCGAAGGTGTCAGGATTATTCCATTAAGTGAATATGCAAATCAGGACACCCGCATTTGTCGCCCAGTAGGGTTGCAATCTGATGACATCGATGTCGTCGTTGAACATGCCAAAAGTCAATTAGGTCATCAATATGATACTAAGAACGTATTTGATCTAGCGCGGTATTTAATCCAAACCCCACCTGTACCTGTCAGGTGGAGGCGTAACATGCTATCGCTCGGTAGTGGCGACCCAACTCGAGCTATTTGTTCATCATTGGTTGCACAGGCTTTTCATCGTATTAAATATCCCATATTGCCTGAGGCCATGTGTGCAGATCTTGAGGCACCGGGAAAAATAGAAGTGTTTTTTCAGGTCCGTCACCATACCTTGTTTGTGCCTAGAGATTTTGATATTTCACCTTACTTTCAGATCATAAAGCCGTCTCTTGAGCGCGAGTTTAATCCTTTTAAGTTTGCCTGGCATGATGAGGAAAGCGATGTTTAG
- a CDS encoding DUF1272 domain-containing protein: MLLLTSNYELCDKDLAAKSCEAMICSYECTFC, encoded by the coding sequence ATGTTATTACTTACATCAAATTATGAGTTGTGTGATAAAGATTTAGCTGCGAAGAGCTGTGAGGCAATGATTTGTAGCTATGAGTGCACATTTTGCTAG
- a CDS encoding DUF1289 domain-containing protein produces the protein MSVLPIDKSIPSPCIRNCCLDRQDICVGCFRSIDEILRWSNASFNQQQQIMKAAELRKNTRNKSSQQQ, from the coding sequence GTGAGCGTTTTACCTATAGATAAATCAATTCCATCTCCGTGTATTCGCAATTGCTGTCTTGATCGGCAGGATATATGCGTTGGCTGTTTTCGTTCCATTGATGAAATATTACGTTGGAGTAATGCTTCTTTTAATCAACAACAGCAAATTATGAAAGCTGCAGAATTACGTAAAAATACCCGCAATAAGTCCTCTCAACAGCAATAA
- a CDS encoding tRNA-dihydrouridine synthase, with the protein MKIVLAPMEGVVDHLMRDMLTRVGGFDLCVTEFIRVVDQLLPEKVYYRLCPELHHNGLTPSGVPVKVQLLGQEPDCLAENAVRAVELGSHGVDLNFGCPAKTVNKSKGGAVLLKEPDALFSIVSAVRKSVPKQHQVTAKMRLGFEDKSLAIENALAIESAGADSLVIHARTKVEGYKPPAYWDWIAKIKQQTQIPIIANGEIWSAEDAILCQQQSQCDDIMLGRGALALPNLAQVIKEQASPMTWAQLKLLLVDYSGYEIFGDKGRYYPNRIKQWFGYLRRHYVEADQMFDKICRLKSADEIVAVLKK; encoded by the coding sequence ATGAAAATTGTCCTCGCCCCAATGGAAGGTGTTGTTGATCACTTGATGCGCGATATGCTTACTCGCGTAGGAGGTTTTGATCTGTGTGTGACGGAATTTATCCGAGTGGTTGATCAGTTGTTACCGGAAAAGGTTTATTATCGTTTATGCCCAGAGCTTCATCATAATGGGCTAACCCCCTCTGGCGTGCCGGTAAAAGTGCAGTTATTAGGACAAGAGCCAGATTGTTTAGCTGAAAATGCCGTTAGAGCCGTTGAATTAGGCTCTCATGGTGTTGATCTGAATTTTGGATGTCCGGCTAAAACAGTCAACAAAAGTAAAGGTGGAGCGGTGTTACTCAAAGAGCCGGATGCCTTATTCAGTATAGTGTCTGCGGTTAGAAAATCGGTTCCAAAACAGCATCAAGTCACCGCGAAAATGCGTCTGGGTTTCGAAGATAAATCCTTGGCAATTGAAAACGCATTGGCTATTGAATCTGCTGGAGCAGATAGTTTAGTCATCCATGCTCGCACCAAAGTAGAAGGTTATAAACCGCCTGCTTATTGGGATTGGATAGCCAAAATCAAACAACAGACACAAATACCAATCATTGCTAACGGCGAAATTTGGAGTGCCGAAGATGCCATCTTGTGTCAGCAACAGTCGCAATGCGACGACATTATGCTTGGCCGTGGCGCATTAGCCCTGCCTAATTTAGCGCAAGTGATCAAAGAGCAAGCGTCCCCCATGACGTGGGCTCAATTAAAATTGTTGTTGGTTGACTATTCAGGTTATGAAATATTCGGCGATAAAGGTCGTTATTATCCGAATAGAATTAAACAGTGGTTTGGTTATTTACGTCGTCACTATGTAGAAGCCGATCAGATGTTCGATAAAATTTGTAGACTGAAAAGTGCAGATGAAATTGTCGCTGTGTTAAAAAAATAA
- a CDS encoding amidohydrolase, with the protein MKFNTTNATLLLSAIGALFLVGCGNEEQPEKAPLVKIGKNPFPSTYQPMASQPTFITNVNILDGIGGFIQGGAVLLSDGKIKAIGKSLDVPENAVVVDGQDQWLTPGIIDVHSHLGVYATPDTASHSDGNEMTNPVTAQVWAEHSIWPQDPGFSRALAGGVTSMQILPGSANLVGGRGVTVKNVPNRTVQDMKFPGAPYGLKMACGENPKRVYGEKGGPGTRMGNVAGYRQAWADAQDYKHKWDRYYREYDAGKDPKIPQRDLKLDTLAGVLDGEIIVHMHCYRADDMGTMMDVMKEFNYQIGSFHHAVESYKIADKLAQNNVCSSMWADWWGFKMEAYDGIKENIPMVHTAGACAIVHSDSDQGIQRLNQEAAKAWADGRRVGLDISQADAWQWLSANPAKSLGIFEHTGSLEVGKNADVVLWSADPFSTYSKALKVYIDGALAYDREDPSSIPISDFELGQPGEGDSK; encoded by the coding sequence ATGAAATTCAACACAACCAACGCGACGCTTTTACTGAGCGCGATAGGAGCACTGTTTTTGGTAGGCTGTGGCAACGAAGAGCAGCCAGAAAAAGCACCTCTAGTTAAAATCGGAAAAAATCCATTTCCAAGCACTTATCAACCAATGGCAAGTCAGCCCACATTCATCACTAATGTAAATATTTTAGATGGTATCGGTGGTTTTATCCAAGGCGGAGCTGTATTGCTAAGCGATGGTAAAATAAAGGCCATTGGTAAATCATTAGATGTACCAGAGAATGCAGTAGTCGTAGACGGACAAGATCAATGGTTGACGCCTGGAATTATAGATGTCCATAGTCATTTGGGCGTTTACGCTACGCCAGACACCGCATCTCATTCTGATGGCAATGAGATGACCAACCCTGTCACCGCACAAGTCTGGGCAGAACATTCGATTTGGCCGCAAGATCCCGGTTTTAGCCGTGCTTTGGCTGGCGGCGTGACCAGTATGCAAATACTGCCAGGCTCCGCGAATTTAGTCGGTGGTCGAGGAGTGACGGTTAAAAATGTTCCGAATCGTACAGTCCAAGATATGAAATTCCCAGGGGCACCCTATGGTCTGAAAATGGCCTGCGGTGAAAATCCTAAAAGAGTGTACGGAGAAAAAGGCGGTCCAGGTACCCGAATGGGTAATGTTGCCGGCTATCGCCAAGCATGGGCTGATGCGCAAGATTACAAACATAAGTGGGATCGCTATTATCGTGAATATGATGCGGGGAAAGATCCCAAAATACCGCAACGGGATCTAAAGCTCGATACCTTGGCAGGTGTTTTAGACGGAGAAATCATTGTTCATATGCATTGTTATCGCGCTGACGATATGGGCACGATGATGGATGTGATGAAAGAGTTTAACTATCAAATTGGCTCATTTCATCATGCTGTCGAGTCGTACAAGATTGCGGATAAATTAGCACAGAATAACGTGTGTTCCTCTATGTGGGCTGACTGGTGGGGCTTCAAAATGGAAGCTTATGACGGTATCAAAGAAAACATTCCAATGGTGCATACCGCTGGTGCTTGCGCAATTGTCCATTCCGACAGTGATCAAGGCATTCAACGTTTAAATCAAGAAGCCGCCAAAGCATGGGCTGACGGAAGGCGTGTTGGATTGGATATTTCTCAGGCTGATGCGTGGCAATGGTTATCGGCTAATCCGGCTAAGTCACTGGGTATTTTTGAGCATACCGGCTCCCTAGAAGTCGGCAAAAATGCAGATGTGGTATTGTGGAGTGCTGATCCATTCTCAACTTATTCAAAAGCACTCAAGGTCTACATAGATGGTGCTTTGGCCTATGATCGTGAAGATCCTAGTAGTATACCCATAAGTGATTTTGAGTTAGGCCAACCCGGTGAAGGAGACAGCAAATGA
- a CDS encoding amidohydrolase family protein — MKNFIGVVTLSFAVLLPHTLLAKNIAIVNTTVHTMGDKGSLENATVLIRDGKIQSVLTQAPPLIDYEVIDGAGKVVTPGLIGAYTSLGLVEVSSSAGTVDSSYELSAISSTGAALDVSYAVNIHSSAVGVSRLDGITSAATSMARTNTLFQGQGAIISLAEQADPVLKRAAFISTSVGNDGADDTGGSRAALWVTLEQSLAEAEFAQGKTFTPQSDWHGVSTIADVKALQGVISGKVPLMIEAHRAADILQVIEFNKRHPNLKVVLLKATEGWQVAAQLAEAGIAVILNPESNLPYEFDQLAATLQNAGRLHKAGVTVAIGMNTHNIRLAKQHAGNAVSHGLPWEAGLAALTVNPAKIYAVDDRIGKIEPGMQADIVIWSGDPLEVTEVAEHVFIAGEAIEMTSRQTKLRDRYLPNNKDAKARKSVQYRHP, encoded by the coding sequence ATGAAAAATTTTATAGGAGTTGTGACGCTGTCATTTGCCGTGCTGCTACCTCATACTTTATTAGCTAAAAACATTGCGATAGTAAACACAACCGTTCACACCATGGGTGATAAAGGCTCATTGGAAAACGCGACTGTGCTAATTCGTGACGGAAAAATTCAGAGCGTATTAACCCAAGCTCCCCCGTTGATTGATTACGAGGTGATTGATGGAGCAGGGAAGGTAGTGACGCCTGGTTTGATTGGTGCATATACTTCTTTAGGCTTAGTGGAAGTTAGCTCATCTGCTGGAACCGTGGATAGTAGCTATGAACTATCCGCCATTTCCAGTACAGGTGCTGCACTGGATGTCTCTTATGCCGTAAATATTCATAGCTCAGCGGTGGGTGTATCGCGGCTCGACGGCATTACCTCTGCAGCGACTAGTATGGCTAGAACGAACACCCTATTTCAAGGTCAAGGTGCCATCATATCTCTTGCCGAGCAAGCCGATCCGGTCCTCAAGCGCGCTGCGTTTATTTCCACTTCGGTTGGAAATGATGGAGCCGATGATACTGGTGGAAGCCGAGCAGCTCTATGGGTCACATTGGAGCAAAGTTTAGCTGAGGCTGAATTTGCGCAAGGTAAAACCTTTACGCCGCAAAGCGACTGGCATGGCGTCAGCACTATTGCCGATGTGAAAGCCTTGCAAGGGGTCATCTCCGGGAAAGTCCCGCTAATGATTGAAGCGCATCGCGCTGCGGATATCTTACAGGTAATAGAATTTAACAAGCGTCATCCGAACTTAAAGGTAGTTCTACTCAAAGCCACAGAGGGCTGGCAAGTTGCAGCCCAATTGGCTGAGGCGGGTATCGCAGTGATCCTCAATCCAGAGTCGAATTTACCTTACGAATTCGATCAATTGGCAGCGACCCTGCAAAATGCGGGTCGTTTACACAAAGCGGGTGTAACTGTGGCGATTGGCATGAATACCCACAATATTCGATTAGCGAAGCAGCATGCTGGAAACGCAGTGTCTCACGGCTTGCCTTGGGAGGCTGGTTTGGCTGCTTTAACGGTTAATCCTGCAAAAATCTATGCAGTGGATGACCGTATAGGAAAAATTGAGCCTGGTATGCAAGCTGATATCGTCATCTGGTCAGGGGATCCACTCGAGGTGACCGAGGTAGCTGAGCACGTCTTTATTGCTGGTGAAGCGATTGAGATGACGTCAAGGCAAACAAAACTAAGGGACCGTTACTTACCTAACAACAAAGACGCTAAGGCCCGTAAGAGTGTGCAATATCGCCATCCTTAG
- a CDS encoding arylesterase: MLFIPLLVFSDHLAAEQSEQSEQSEPTKMLVLGDSLSAAYGLKQEQGWVSLLQNAWQDQRIIVVNAAISGETTDGGLARLPRLLAQHSPTHLYIELGGNDGLQGHPVNKMRENLQAMIDLAKQQNVAVIVQQMQIPTNYGRRYNQMFTGMYQALASDNQLPLIPFFMQDIALDNALMQRDGIHPNLDAQPIIANFMQQQLSKILIE; this comes from the coding sequence ATGCTGTTTATACCGCTGTTGGTCTTTTCAGATCACTTAGCTGCGGAACAATCTGAGCAATCTGAGCAATCTGAGCCGACCAAAATGCTAGTGCTGGGTGATAGCCTAAGCGCTGCATACGGGTTAAAACAAGAACAAGGTTGGGTTAGTTTGTTACAAAATGCGTGGCAAGACCAGCGTATAATCGTTGTAAACGCCGCAATTAGCGGTGAAACCACCGATGGGGGCTTAGCCAGACTGCCACGGCTATTGGCTCAACACAGTCCCACTCACTTATATATTGAATTAGGCGGAAATGACGGACTTCAAGGCCACCCGGTAAATAAGATGCGAGAAAACCTTCAGGCGATGATAGACCTTGCAAAGCAACAAAACGTAGCGGTAATTGTGCAGCAAATGCAAATACCGACAAACTATGGTCGCCGATACAACCAAATGTTTACTGGTATGTATCAAGCGCTAGCGAGTGATAATCAACTGCCGTTGATTCCGTTTTTCATGCAAGATATTGCCTTGGACAACGCCTTAATGCAAAGGGATGGTATACACCCGAATCTGGATGCTCAACCAATCATTGCGAACTTTATGCAACAACAGTTGAGTAAAATTTTAATCGAATAA